In Akkermansia muciniphila, one DNA window encodes the following:
- a CDS encoding HU family DNA-binding protein, producing the protein MHSYHSALHMAKTLTKRDLVNKISAETNFTQIEVFDIVQRAVDIISSTLAEGDRVVIRNFGTFQVKEVKPKVGRNPKNPDQDVPIPARSVVKFKVGKELKDQVAKLTASK; encoded by the coding sequence ATACATTCATATCATTCTGCACTTCATATGGCTAAAACATTAACAAAACGAGACCTCGTTAACAAAATCAGCGCCGAAACCAACTTCACCCAGATTGAAGTGTTCGACATCGTACAGCGTGCCGTGGACATTATCTCCAGCACCCTTGCTGAAGGCGACCGTGTGGTGATTCGCAATTTCGGAACCTTCCAGGTGAAGGAAGTGAAGCCCAAAGTAGGCCGCAACCCCAAAAACCCTGACCAGGATGTGCCGATTCCGGCCCGTTCCGTTGTCAAATTCAAGGTTGGCAAGGAATTGAAGGACCAGGTCGCCAAGCTGACCGCTTCCAAGTAA